Within the Natranaeroarchaeum sulfidigenes genome, the region TCCGCTCTCGTTCGTCGTCACTGCTCATGATCGATGGTACGGTGAGCCTGGGCATAATACTTGTGCATGATTAGAACAATACTGGCCGTTAGTGGTACTCACTTCAAGCGTACATGTTGCATACAGACACAGTGAACGGACACACTTTTGCGTCCACCACACAAGTCCATACCATGGGATTTCATACGTTCCCCGTCGACCACGCGGATGCGCTCGAGGATCCGACGCGCTATCGTTTCTGTTCCCGCGAAGAGCTGATCGAGATGCTCGCTCCGGCAGCCGACGCCGTCGTCGCGGACCTTGGATCCGGAACGGGGTTCTACACCGAGGAGATTGCGCCGTTCGTCGAAACCGTGTACGGCGTCGATCTCCAGTCAGAGATGCACGAACACTACCGCGAGAACGGGGTCGCCGCTAACGTCGAGCTGGTTGCTGCAAACGTCAGCACGCTTCCGTTCGATGATAGTGAACTCGACGCCGCGTTCTCGACGATGACCCATCACGAGTACGCGGACGACGAGACGATCGCCGAACTGGCCCGCGTGATCCGTCCCGGCGGGCGAATGGTGACTGTTGACTGGTCGACAACCGGAACGGGTGAGAACGGACCGCCAATCGAGGAACGATTCGGACCGGAGGACGTCCGTGAGCAGTTCGAGACGGCCGGGTTCAAAATCGACCGTGTCCACGACCGCCCCGAGACACTTGCCGTCGTCGCCCGGCGCTGAGCTCCCTGTCGGTATGCACGCGGTTACGTAGTATTGTGTATTTTACGAAATACTTTACACACTGGTCACCGTATCCTCTGGTATGGACGATCCGTTTGTAATCATCGGTGGCGATGCCGCGGGGATGAGTGCTGCAAGTAAGGCCAAACGTGAGGCCCCGGATCTCGATG harbors:
- a CDS encoding class I SAM-dependent methyltransferase, coding for MGFHTFPVDHADALEDPTRYRFCSREELIEMLAPAADAVVADLGSGTGFYTEEIAPFVETVYGVDLQSEMHEHYRENGVAANVELVAANVSTLPFDDSELDAAFSTMTHHEYADDETIAELARVIRPGGRMVTVDWSTTGTGENGPPIEERFGPEDVREQFETAGFKIDRVHDRPETLAVVARR